A single genomic interval of Polaribacter vadi harbors:
- the apaG gene encoding Co2+/Mg2+ efflux protein ApaG, whose translation MVEQITKGIKIIVETKYNGTSYRNNRLYYVFAYFITIENNSEQTVKLTDRFWQIFDSLNKTEIVEGEGVVGQTPILKPNDTYSYSSGCFLESNIGSMKGFYTMQNTKTLEHFKVTIPTFQLLTPIVSN comes from the coding sequence ATGGTAGAGCAAATTACAAAAGGCATAAAAATTATTGTAGAAACAAAATATAATGGAACAAGTTATAGAAATAACAGGTTGTATTATGTCTTTGCCTATTTTATAACTATCGAAAATAATTCTGAACAAACTGTAAAATTAACAGATCGTTTTTGGCAAATTTTCGATTCGCTTAACAAAACTGAAATTGTAGAAGGTGAAGGTGTGGTTGGGCAAACCCCAATTTTAAAACCAAATGATACGTATTCTTATAGCTCTGGCTGTTTTTTAGAATCTAACATAGGTTCTATGAAAGGTTTTTATACGATGCAAAACACTAAAACTTTAGAGCATTTTAAAGTTACAATTCCCACTTTTCAACTATTAACACCAATCGTATCAAACTAA
- a CDS encoding NADH:ubiquinone reductase (Na(+)-transporting) subunit D translates to MGLLSKKDAKLITDPLADNNPITIQVLGICSALAITAELKASLVMGIAVLFVLGIGNVVISLMRNIIPSKIRIIVQLIVVAALVIIVDQVLKAFQYELSKTLSVFIGLIITNCIIMGRFEAFALANGPWKSFLDGIGNALGYAVILIIVGFFRELLGSGTLFGMPVLGDAIEKTGLYATGYENNGFMLMPPMALIIVGLIIWVQRSRNKSLIED, encoded by the coding sequence ATGGGATTACTTTCAAAAAAGGACGCAAAGTTAATTACAGATCCATTAGCAGATAATAATCCAATTACTATACAAGTATTAGGTATTTGTTCTGCATTAGCAATAACTGCAGAGTTAAAAGCTTCTTTGGTAATGGGTATTGCAGTATTGTTTGTATTAGGTATTGGTAATGTTGTAATTTCTTTAATGAGAAACATTATACCTTCTAAAATTAGAATTATAGTGCAACTAATTGTAGTAGCTGCATTGGTAATTATTGTAGATCAAGTTTTAAAAGCTTTTCAGTACGAACTGAGTAAAACACTATCTGTTTTTATTGGTTTAATTATAACAAACTGTATAATTATGGGGCGTTTTGAAGCATTTGCATTGGCAAATGGACCATGGAAATCCTTTTTGGATGGAATAGGAAATGCTCTAGGATATGCAGTTATTTTAATAATTGTTGGTTTCTTCAGAGAGTTATTGGGTTCTGGAACTTTATTTGGAATGCCAGTTTTAGGAGATGCTATCGAAAAAACAGGTTTATATGCAACAGGTTATGAAAATAATGGTTTTATGTTAATGCCTCCAATGGCACTAATAATTGTAGGACTTATTATTTGGGTTCAACGTAGCAGAAATAAATCATTAATTGAAGATTAA
- a CDS encoding DUF5103 domain-containing protein has translation MMKKTLLIALLFIWIKIDAQNIKSIQLRPLQENNYSAIVPLGTVLQLSFDDLENDSKEYRYKIEHMTHDWQKSRLLSSQYINGFDENSIINITNSFNTFQNYTHYEVKIPNVNTVITKSGNYLLSVLDDYDEVVFTRRFVLYENAATIGVQATRSRNAKTTNTQQTIEFTINHPNIRINNPRQEVNVVVLKNENWNEKITDLQPTFFQQNQLRYTYTNKTNFWGGNEYLNFDTKLIRNKSLNVVRIEMRDVFHHYLYPYTYNPDLEYRFNPDINGQFVFRTLEGNTPNTEADYAMMHFTLYADAPFLDKSVHVYGAFNNFEIEEETKLVYDFEDKSYKGAILMKQGFYNYTFATVDKFNKVDTNEINGTFFETENQYTVITYFKPLGGLYDRVIGIGTGFYNQDR, from the coding sequence ATGATGAAAAAAACTTTACTAATTGCACTCCTTTTTATATGGATTAAAATAGATGCTCAAAATATTAAATCAATTCAATTAAGACCTTTGCAAGAAAACAACTACTCAGCAATTGTTCCTTTAGGTACTGTTTTACAACTGTCTTTTGATGATTTAGAAAATGACAGTAAAGAATATCGATATAAAATAGAACACATGACACATGATTGGCAAAAAAGCAGACTACTTTCTAGCCAATATATAAATGGTTTCGACGAAAACTCCATTATAAATATTACCAATTCTTTTAATACTTTTCAAAATTACACGCATTATGAAGTTAAAATTCCGAATGTAAATACTGTAATTACTAAAAGTGGAAATTATCTTTTATCTGTTTTAGATGATTATGATGAAGTTGTTTTTACTAGAAGATTTGTGCTCTATGAAAACGCTGCTACTATTGGTGTTCAAGCTACTAGAAGTAGAAATGCAAAAACTACCAATACACAACAAACTATAGAGTTTACAATAAACCACCCAAATATAAGAATTAACAATCCACGACAAGAGGTGAATGTTGTGGTTCTTAAAAACGAGAATTGGAATGAAAAAATTACAGATTTACAACCTACTTTTTTTCAACAAAACCAATTAAGGTACACGTATACAAACAAGACTAATTTTTGGGGAGGAAACGAATATTTAAATTTTGATACCAAACTCATCAGAAATAAAAGTTTAAATGTAGTTCGTATAGAAATGAGGGATGTTTTTCATCATTATTTATATCCCTACACCTATAATCCTGATTTAGAATATAGATTTAATCCTGATATAAATGGACAATTTGTATTTAGAACTTTAGAAGGAAACACTCCTAATACTGAAGCAGATTATGCTATGATGCACTTTACTTTATATGCAGACGCCCCTTTTTTAGATAAAAGTGTACATGTGTATGGTGCTTTCAATAATTTTGAAATTGAAGAAGAAACTAAATTAGTATATGACTTTGAAGATAAAAGTTACAAAGGAGCTATTTTAATGAAACAAGGTTTTTACAATTATACGTTTGCAACTGTTGATAAATTTAACAAAGTTGACACCAATGAAATAAATGGTACTTTTTTTGAAACTGAAAACCAATATACTGTCATCACTTATTTTAAACCTTTGGGTGGATTATATGATAGAGTCATAGGAATTGGCACAGGTTTTTATAATCAAGATAGGTAA
- a CDS encoding NADH:ubiquinone reductase (Na(+)-transporting) subunit B gives MSLKQNLHNLKEKYKGTKMAPAFNAIHTFLYLPNEVTHGGTHIKAADDLKRTMNIVIMALIPCLLFGIFNAGYQHYAAIDAAKGVIREASLFGNFINWDNFVVGAWTVLPLVLVSYGVGLLVEFIFAVIKGHEVEEGYLVTGMLVPLIVPVDIPLWMLSVAVIFGVVIGKEVFGGTGMNILNPALTIRAFLFFAYPTWMSGDKVWVHEAVSRTGTADAISGETVLGAYAQNSNLPELGNSVLAGVDKMDMFFGFMPGSVGETSKILIILGGLFLIYTKVASWRIILSAIVGALTMGLIFNGVVNAGWITDTSKFFGLMSVPFWQHLIIGSVLFGAVYMATDPVSGSQTNKGKWIYGFLIGFISIMIRVFNPAYPEGVFLAILLMNVFAPTIDHYVIQGNVKRRMKRLKAKTA, from the coding sequence ATGAGCTTAAAACAAAACTTACATAATTTAAAGGAAAAATATAAAGGAACAAAAATGGCGCCTGCATTTAATGCAATCCATACCTTTTTATATTTACCAAACGAAGTTACTCATGGAGGAACTCATATAAAAGCTGCAGACGATTTAAAGCGTACAATGAATATTGTAATTATGGCTTTAATTCCATGTTTGCTTTTTGGAATATTTAACGCAGGTTATCAACATTATGCAGCTATAGACGCAGCAAAAGGTGTTATTAGAGAAGCTTCTCTTTTTGGCAATTTTATCAATTGGGATAATTTTGTGGTTGGAGCTTGGACAGTTTTACCTTTAGTACTAGTTTCTTATGGAGTTGGTCTTTTAGTAGAATTCATTTTCGCTGTTATAAAAGGGCATGAAGTAGAAGAAGGGTATTTAGTTACAGGAATGTTAGTTCCTTTAATTGTACCTGTAGATATTCCTTTATGGATGTTATCAGTAGCCGTTATTTTTGGTGTTGTAATTGGTAAAGAAGTTTTTGGTGGTACAGGAATGAATATTCTAAATCCTGCATTAACAATTAGAGCTTTCTTGTTTTTTGCATATCCAACTTGGATGTCTGGAGATAAAGTTTGGGTTCATGAAGCAGTGAGCAGAACAGGAACTGCAGATGCAATTTCTGGAGAAACTGTTTTAGGAGCATACGCACAAAATTCAAATTTACCTGAATTAGGAAATAGCGTTTTAGCAGGTGTAGATAAAATGGACATGTTTTTTGGTTTTATGCCAGGTTCTGTTGGTGAAACTTCTAAAATTCTAATTATTTTAGGAGGTTTGTTTTTAATTTATACAAAAGTTGCAAGTTGGAGAATTATTCTTTCTGCAATTGTTGGTGCATTAACAATGGGATTAATTTTTAACGGTGTTGTAAACGCTGGTTGGATTACAGATACTAGTAAATTCTTTGGATTAATGAGTGTTCCTTTCTGGCAACATTTAATTATAGGAAGTGTTTTATTTGGTGCTGTTTATATGGCAACAGATCCTGTTAGTGGTTCACAAACAAATAAAGGAAAATGGATTTATGGTTTCTTAATTGGTTTTATATCAATTATGATACGTGTATTTAATCCTGCATATCCAGAAGGAGTATTTTTAGCAATTTTATTGATGAACGTATTTGCTCCAACAATCGATCATTATGTGATTCAAGGAAATGTTAAAAGAAGAATGAAACGTTTAAAAGCAAAAACAGCTTAA
- a CDS encoding Na(+)-translocating NADH-quinone reductase subunit A — protein sequence MSKDIRIKKGLDIKLVGEAEKTTTNIPLSSVYAVKPEDFHGITPKLLAKEGANVKAGQALFYDKNDERILFPSPVSGTVTEVLRGARRKILAIKINADATIEHTDFGVKKPSSMSSEDVKSHLFLSGCWPFVKQRPYDVIANPNQAPKAIFISASNTAPLAPDLSYTLKGRELELKAGLEAITKLTEGKVHVAVGKNEGSFFQGISGVELHTVSGPHPAGNVGTHIAKINPINKGEVVWTLKIEDVLVIGELFLTGRFNLTRTIALTGSQFSKPHYVTVIAGATIADVIAKNAETTGTRVISGNVLSGKEVKENDFLGYYDNQITAIPEGDDYEFFGWNKPVFNKISTSRALTFSWLTPNKKYDLDTNTNGEHRAFVVTGNYEEVFPLDIYPMQLLKAFMYKDLDEMEALGGYEIAPEDFALTEFVCVSKQPHQKIIREGLDLMRQELG from the coding sequence ATGTCAAAAGACATTCGTATTAAAAAAGGCTTAGATATTAAGCTTGTTGGCGAGGCAGAAAAAACAACTACTAATATTCCTTTAAGTAGTGTGTATGCTGTAAAGCCAGAAGATTTCCACGGAATTACACCTAAATTATTGGCTAAAGAAGGCGCAAACGTTAAAGCAGGACAAGCATTGTTCTATGATAAAAACGATGAGCGAATTTTATTTCCAAGTCCTGTTTCTGGTACAGTAACAGAGGTTTTACGTGGAGCAAGAAGGAAAATTTTAGCAATTAAAATTAATGCTGATGCAACTATTGAGCATACAGATTTTGGTGTAAAAAAGCCATCATCTATGTCTTCAGAAGATGTGAAATCGCATTTATTTTTATCAGGTTGCTGGCCATTTGTAAAACAACGTCCTTATGATGTAATTGCAAACCCAAACCAAGCACCAAAGGCAATTTTTATTTCTGCAAGTAACACAGCACCTTTAGCTCCAGATTTATCTTACACTTTAAAAGGTAGAGAGTTAGAGTTGAAAGCTGGTTTAGAGGCTATTACCAAATTAACAGAAGGTAAAGTTCATGTTGCTGTAGGTAAAAATGAAGGTTCTTTTTTTCAAGGAATTTCTGGTGTTGAATTACATACAGTTTCAGGGCCACATCCAGCAGGAAATGTTGGGACTCACATTGCAAAAATAAATCCTATTAATAAAGGCGAAGTTGTTTGGACTTTAAAGATTGAAGATGTTTTAGTAATTGGAGAGTTGTTTTTAACAGGTAGGTTTAATCTTACAAGAACAATTGCTTTAACAGGTTCTCAATTTAGTAAACCACATTATGTAACTGTAATTGCAGGTGCTACAATTGCTGATGTTATTGCAAAAAATGCAGAAACTACTGGAACTAGAGTTATAAGTGGTAACGTACTTTCTGGAAAAGAAGTTAAAGAAAATGACTTTTTAGGGTATTATGATAACCAAATTACTGCAATTCCTGAGGGAGATGATTATGAGTTTTTTGGATGGAATAAGCCTGTTTTTAATAAAATATCAACATCAAGAGCACTTACTTTTTCTTGGTTAACGCCAAATAAAAAATACGATTTAGATACCAACACAAATGGAGAGCATAGAGCTTTTGTTGTAACAGGTAATTACGAAGAGGTTTTTCCTTTAGATATTTATCCAATGCAATTGTTAAAAGCATTTATGTATAAAGATTTAGATGAAATGGAAGCTTTAGGTGGTTATGAAATAGCTCCAGAAGACTTTGCATTAACCGAATTTGTATGTGTTTCAAAGCAACCACATCAAAAAATAATTCGCGAAGGTTTAGATTTAATGAGACAAGAATTAGGATAA
- a CDS encoding Na(+)-translocating NADH-quinone reductase subunit C codes for MAANTDSNSYTIIFAIAMVIIVGSLLAFTASSLKPAIKENERMETQQNILYAMGVNENEGTGDIAFVSTDNVANKFSENISEQLVLEYKDGKIINQMTRQEFMDSKDEGKGMEPYLIDVKKQQTRAKEGKSRFLPLFIGTLEGETVYVAPVRGKGLWDAIWGYIALDKDMVVKGTFFDHAGETPGLGANIKQRYFMDDFYGEKLLTEAGVFKGINVAKGNNDPKNEDKDDYEVDALAGATITGDGISAMIKKDLKLYLPYFQNLKK; via the coding sequence ATGGCAGCTAACACAGATAGTAATAGTTATACAATAATATTCGCCATTGCAATGGTAATTATTGTAGGATCATTATTAGCATTTACAGCATCTTCATTAAAACCTGCAATTAAGGAAAATGAAAGAATGGAAACTCAGCAAAATATTTTGTATGCTATGGGTGTAAATGAAAATGAAGGTACAGGAGATATTGCCTTTGTATCCACAGATAATGTTGCAAATAAATTTTCTGAAAATATTTCTGAACAATTAGTTTTAGAATATAAAGATGGAAAAATTATCAATCAAATGACACGTCAAGAATTTATGGATTCTAAAGACGAAGGAAAAGGAATGGAACCTTATTTAATTGATGTTAAAAAACAGCAAACAAGAGCAAAAGAAGGCAAATCTAGATTTTTACCTTTATTTATTGGTACGTTAGAAGGTGAAACTGTATATGTAGCACCAGTTAGAGGAAAAGGTCTTTGGGATGCTATTTGGGGTTATATAGCTTTAGATAAAGATATGGTTGTAAAAGGAACATTTTTTGATCATGCAGGAGAAACTCCTGGTCTTGGAGCTAACATAAAACAACGTTATTTTATGGACGATTTTTATGGTGAAAAATTATTAACGGAAGCAGGAGTATTCAAAGGAATAAACGTTGCTAAAGGGAATAACGACCCTAAAAATGAAGATAAAGACGATTATGAAGTAGATGCTTTAGCTGGTGCAACAATTACTGGTGATGGTATTTCTGCTATGATAAAAAAGGATTTAAAGTTGTATTTACCATACTTCCAAAACTTAAAAAAATAA